From a single Streptomyces sp. 1331.2 genomic region:
- a CDS encoding right-handed parallel beta-helix repeat-containing protein — protein MSRHVLTVCPEQRDGRYRTIGDALAAARSGAVISVRPGRYEENLVINKLVTITAAEARGTVRITARRGCVVQVTAEAVQLTGLILQGQDEELPAIDVPRGQAAVQDCEVVGSSWTALLTRGDGTLAMRGCRVTNPAGAGIVETSTGSSVIEDCVIEHLGSSAVVIGERANPLLRNCVLRDARGNGICANGEARGTFESCEVSVTDKPGIALEEHSTTRLLRTTVRDTTIGVYISSTARVSLEDCTVTGTSGHGFVLAGGTDPLLRRCRASRTAGHGVHVTARSRGTFEDCEIDGGEGTGLWVGDSAGPSLARTVVRDCADGVELTGASAADVDRMEVRDVTGTGVLITDGANPRLRRVAVHRAKGDGVAALRDGRGQLENCEVLDAGRAGVRIAEGADLRLGSTVVRGAGGSGVLLGRVGTATLRDCEVSGSAEDGVTAEDGAELTCTRVRVTGNRRHGVRIGAGARAALAQLTASENTGDGVRTDSVEAVRLTGCTLSRNRGSGLRQGAPSERLSVEDLVSEENELPDAHGTATTGAAPAPAAAPQTGAAPGAPGGAAGEPAAAGGAVPDGRPGPLEVLESLVGLAGVKEQVATLVNLNKLARRRELAGMPALPMSRHLVFAGPPGTGKTTVARLYGSILAELGVLRSGHLTEVARADLVASVIGGTALKTTEVFQSALGGVLFLDEAYTLSAGSGGSGPDFGREAIDTLVKLMEDHREDIVVIVAGYSAEMTDFLASNPGLASRFSRTVEFANYSVEELVTIVERAAAGHGYELAGGTREALSGLFERLPKGEDFGNGRAARKVFEEMVDRQATRLATRADISDEDLALLVPEDVAPEEAPQAARRDGTELLAELRAMVGLPAAKEQVEDLVNLIRQVRRREEAGLPTATISHHLVFAGPPGTGKTTVARLYGQLLAELGVLPGGQLVETARADLVGRYVGHTAQLTKEAFDRARGGVLFIDEAYTLTPRHGGGSDFGQEAVDTLMKLMEDHRDEVVVIVAGYEDEMRHFLASNPGLASRFSRQVEFGHYTDDELVTIVGRLAENAGYTCAPETLEALARLFAAVPRDRTFGNGRFARQTLEGMITRQAGRLGRLDFADLSELSLLLPEDIAVERLGSSV, from the coding sequence ATGTCGCGCCACGTGCTGACGGTATGCCCGGAACAGCGGGACGGCCGCTACCGCACCATCGGCGACGCGCTCGCGGCGGCCCGCAGCGGGGCGGTGATCTCGGTACGCCCCGGGCGCTACGAGGAGAACCTGGTGATCAACAAGCTGGTCACCATCACCGCCGCGGAGGCCCGGGGCACGGTCCGGATCACCGCCCGGCGCGGCTGCGTGGTCCAGGTCACCGCCGAGGCGGTGCAGCTGACCGGCCTGATCCTCCAGGGGCAGGACGAGGAACTGCCCGCCATCGACGTGCCGCGCGGCCAGGCCGCCGTCCAGGACTGCGAGGTCGTCGGCAGCTCCTGGACGGCCCTGCTCACCCGCGGGGACGGCACCCTGGCGATGCGCGGCTGCCGGGTCACCAACCCGGCCGGCGCGGGCATCGTGGAGACCTCCACCGGCAGCAGCGTCATCGAGGACTGCGTCATCGAACACCTCGGCAGCTCCGCCGTCGTGATCGGCGAACGCGCCAACCCGCTGCTGCGCAACTGCGTGCTGCGCGACGCCCGGGGCAACGGCATCTGCGCCAACGGCGAGGCCCGGGGCACCTTCGAGAGCTGTGAGGTCTCCGTCACCGACAAGCCCGGCATCGCCCTGGAGGAGCACAGCACCACCCGGCTGCTGCGCACCACCGTGCGCGACACCACGATCGGCGTCTACATCTCCTCCACCGCCCGGGTCTCCCTGGAGGACTGCACCGTCACCGGCACCTCCGGGCACGGCTTCGTGCTCGCCGGGGGCACCGACCCGCTGCTGCGCCGCTGCCGCGCCTCCCGGACGGCGGGCCACGGCGTCCACGTCACGGCCCGCTCGCGCGGCACCTTCGAGGACTGCGAGATCGACGGCGGCGAGGGCACCGGCCTCTGGGTCGGCGACTCCGCCGGGCCCTCGCTGGCCCGCACCGTCGTCCGCGACTGCGCCGACGGGGTCGAGCTGACCGGTGCCAGTGCGGCCGACGTCGACCGGATGGAGGTGCGGGACGTCACCGGCACCGGCGTGCTGATCACCGACGGCGCCAACCCGAGGCTGCGCCGGGTCGCCGTCCACCGGGCGAAGGGCGACGGCGTGGCCGCACTCCGGGACGGCCGCGGGCAGCTGGAGAACTGCGAGGTCCTGGACGCGGGCCGGGCGGGCGTGCGGATCGCGGAGGGCGCCGACCTCCGGCTCGGCTCCACCGTGGTGCGCGGCGCGGGCGGCTCCGGGGTGCTGCTCGGCCGGGTCGGCACGGCGACGCTGCGCGACTGCGAGGTGTCCGGCTCCGCCGAGGACGGGGTCACCGCCGAGGACGGCGCCGAACTGACCTGCACCCGGGTCCGGGTGACCGGCAACCGCCGCCACGGCGTGCGGATCGGGGCCGGCGCCCGGGCCGCCCTGGCCCAGCTCACGGCGAGCGAGAACACCGGGGACGGGGTGCGCACCGACTCCGTCGAGGCCGTCCGGCTGACCGGCTGCACCCTCTCCCGCAACCGCGGCTCCGGCCTGCGCCAGGGCGCGCCGAGCGAGCGGCTGTCGGTGGAGGACCTGGTCAGCGAGGAGAACGAGCTGCCGGACGCGCACGGCACCGCCACCACCGGCGCCGCGCCCGCCCCGGCGGCCGCACCGCAGACCGGGGCGGCCCCCGGCGCCCCGGGCGGCGCCGCGGGGGAGCCCGCCGCCGCGGGCGGGGCCGTGCCGGACGGCCGGCCGGGCCCGCTGGAGGTGCTGGAGTCACTGGTCGGCCTGGCGGGCGTCAAGGAGCAGGTCGCCACCCTGGTGAACCTCAACAAGCTGGCCCGGCGCCGGGAGCTGGCGGGCATGCCCGCGCTGCCGATGAGCCGCCACCTGGTCTTCGCGGGCCCGCCCGGCACCGGCAAGACCACGGTGGCCCGGCTGTACGGCAGCATCCTGGCCGAGCTGGGGGTGCTGCGCAGCGGGCATCTGACCGAGGTGGCCAGGGCCGACCTGGTGGCCTCGGTGATCGGCGGGACGGCGCTCAAGACCACCGAGGTGTTCCAGTCGGCGCTCGGCGGGGTGCTCTTCCTGGACGAGGCGTACACGCTGTCGGCGGGCTCCGGCGGCAGCGGCCCGGACTTCGGGCGGGAGGCGATCGACACCCTGGTCAAGCTGATGGAGGACCACCGCGAGGACATCGTGGTGATCGTGGCGGGCTACTCGGCCGAGATGACCGACTTCCTGGCCTCCAACCCGGGCCTGGCCTCCCGGTTCAGCCGGACCGTGGAGTTCGCCAACTACTCGGTGGAGGAGCTGGTCACCATCGTGGAGCGAGCGGCCGCCGGGCACGGCTACGAGCTGGCCGGCGGCACCAGGGAGGCCCTGTCCGGGCTGTTCGAGCGGCTGCCCAAGGGCGAGGACTTCGGCAACGGCCGGGCGGCCCGCAAGGTGTTCGAGGAGATGGTCGACCGCCAGGCCACCAGGCTCGCCACCCGGGCAGACATCTCCGACGAGGACCTGGCCCTGCTGGTCCCCGAGGACGTCGCCCCCGAGGAGGCCCCGCAGGCCGCCCGCCGGGACGGCACCGAACTGCTCGCCGAACTGCGTGCGATGGTCGGCCTGCCGGCCGCCAAGGAGCAGGTCGAGGACCTGGTCAACCTGATCCGCCAGGTGCGTCGGCGGGAGGAGGCCGGGCTGCCCACCGCCACCATCAGCCACCACCTGGTCTTCGCCGGCCCGCCCGGCACCGGCAAGACCACCGTCGCCCGGCTCTACGGGCAGCTGCTCGCCGAGCTGGGGGTGCTGCCGGGTGGGCAGCTGGTCGAGACCGCCCGCGCCGACCTGGTCGGCCGGTACGTCGGCCACACCGCCCAGCTCACCAAGGAGGCCTTCGACCGGGCCCGCGGCGGGGTGCTCTTCATCGACGAGGCGTACACCCTCACCCCGCGCCACGGCGGCGGCAGCGACTTCGGCCAGGAGGCGGTGGACACCCTGATGAAGCTGATGGAGGACCACCGGGACGAGGTGGTGGTGATCGTCGCCGGCTACGAGGACGAGATGCGGCACTTCCTCGCCTCCAACCCGGGCCTGGCCTCCCGCTTCTCCCGCCAGGTCGAGTTCGGCCACTACACCGACGACGAACTGGTCACCATCGTGGGCCGGCTCGCCGAGAACGCCGGCTACACCTGCGCGCCCGAGACCCTGGAGGCACTGGCCCGCCTGTTCGCCGCCGTCCCGCGCGACCGCACCTTCGGCAACGGCCGCTTCGCCCGGCAGACCCTGGAGGGCATGATCACCCGCCAGGCCGGCCGGCTCGGCCGCCTCGACTTCGCCGACCTCTCCGAGCTCAGCCTGCTGCTGCCCGAGGACATCGCGGTGGAGCGCCTGGGCAGCTCGGTATGA